In one Bacillus thuringiensis genomic region, the following are encoded:
- the sufS gene encoding cysteine desulfurase SufS, with the protein MNIHEIRKQFPILDQKVNGKQLVYFDSAATSQKPIQVIETLERYYKEYNSNVHRGVHTLGTKATDAYEGAREKVRKFINAKSMEEIIFTRGTTTALNTVAASYGLENVKEGDEIVISYMEHHSNIIPWQQVAKKTGATLKYLPLQPDGTISLEDVRQTVTPNTKIVSIMQVSNVLGTINPVKEIGAIAHENGAIMVVDGAQSTPHMKVDVQDLNCDFYALSAHKMCGPTGIGVLYGKKELLNNMEPIEFGGEMIDFVDLQESTWKELPWKFEAGTPIIGNAIGLGAAIDFLEEIGLDNIEKHEHELAQYALERLSEVDGVTIYGPKHRAGLVTFNIEDVHPHDVATVLDVEGIAVRAGHHCAQPLMKWLKASSTARASFYLYNTKEEIDTFVESLIKTKEYFTNVI; encoded by the coding sequence ATGAATATTCATGAAATACGCAAACAGTTTCCAATTCTTGATCAAAAAGTGAACGGCAAACAACTTGTATATTTCGATAGTGCAGCAACTTCTCAAAAACCAATTCAAGTCATTGAAACGTTAGAACGTTACTATAAAGAATATAATTCTAACGTGCATCGCGGTGTTCATACGCTCGGTACGAAAGCTACCGACGCGTATGAAGGTGCACGCGAGAAAGTTCGCAAGTTTATTAACGCGAAATCAATGGAAGAGATTATTTTCACGCGCGGAACGACAACTGCATTAAATACAGTAGCGGCTAGCTATGGTCTTGAAAATGTAAAAGAAGGCGATGAAATCGTTATTTCTTACATGGAGCACCATAGTAACATCATTCCGTGGCAACAAGTTGCGAAGAAAACTGGTGCAACTTTAAAATACCTTCCGCTTCAACCAGACGGTACAATTTCTTTAGAAGATGTTCGTCAAACAGTTACACCGAATACAAAAATCGTTTCTATTATGCAAGTTTCAAACGTGCTTGGAACGATTAACCCTGTAAAAGAAATCGGAGCGATTGCACACGAAAATGGCGCAATTATGGTCGTTGACGGTGCACAAAGTACACCTCACATGAAAGTAGATGTACAAGATTTAAACTGTGATTTCTACGCATTATCTGCTCATAAGATGTGCGGACCTACAGGCATCGGCGTATTATATGGTAAAAAAGAATTGCTGAACAATATGGAGCCAATTGAATTTGGCGGTGAAATGATTGATTTCGTAGATTTACAAGAATCTACTTGGAAAGAGCTTCCGTGGAAGTTTGAAGCAGGTACACCGATTATCGGTAATGCAATCGGACTTGGTGCGGCAATTGATTTCCTAGAAGAAATCGGTCTTGATAATATTGAAAAGCATGAGCATGAATTAGCGCAATACGCTTTAGAAAGACTATCAGAAGTAGATGGCGTTACAATTTATGGTCCAAAGCATCGCGCTGGTCTTGTTACATTTAATATTGAAGACGTACATCCTCACGATGTAGCGACTGTATTAGATGTAGAAGGCATTGCAGTTCGCGCAGGACATCACTGTGCACAACCGCTTATGAAGTGGCTAAAAGCTTCTTCAACAGCACGTGCGAGCTTCTATTTATATAATACAAAAGAAGAAATTGATACATTTGTTGAATCGCTAATCAAGACAAAGGAGTATTTCACAAATGTCATTTAA
- the sufU gene encoding Fe-S cluster assembly sulfur transfer protein SufU: MSFNNLDTLYRQVIMDHYKNPRNNGVLEDSVTVNLNNPTCGDRIQLTMKVEEGIVQEAKFEGEGCSISMSSASMMTQAVKGKKIEEALQLSKIFSDMMLGKEYDDSIDLGDIEALQGVCKFPARIKCATLAWKALEKGLNEDK, encoded by the coding sequence ATGTCATTTAATAATTTAGATACGTTATATCGTCAAGTTATTATGGATCATTATAAGAATCCTCGTAACAATGGCGTGTTAGAAGATAGTGTTACTGTTAACTTGAACAATCCAACTTGCGGCGATCGTATTCAACTTACGATGAAAGTAGAAGAAGGTATTGTGCAAGAGGCGAAGTTTGAAGGCGAAGGATGTTCAATCTCAATGTCTTCAGCTTCAATGATGACACAAGCAGTAAAAGGTAAGAAAATTGAAGAAGCACTTCAGCTTTCGAAAATTTTCTCTGACATGATGCTAGGAAAAGAGTACGATGACAGCATCGATTTAGGAGATATTGAAGCATTACAAGGCGTATGCAAGTTCCCTGCACGTATTAAATGTGCAACATTAGCGTGGAAAGCGTTAGAAAAGGGCTTAAACGAAGATAAGTAA